Within the Solidesulfovibrio fructosivorans JJ] genome, the region TTTGGCCGGCACGATGTCGAGCTTCTCGCTGACTTCCTCGCCGATGCGGACCAGGACCGCGCCGCAAGGGCAAACCTTCTCCGATTCCGGCAGGTCGTGGACGATCTCCACCCGGGGCAGATCGGCGGGAATAGGGCGACGGCCGCGTTTGCCACGGGTACGAATCGGGGCGCAAACCTCCTCGAAGGTCTGCGGCTTGTGCTCCTCCGCAGCCTGCTCGGCCTCATCGAACAGGGAAAGTTGCTGTTCCTGGCCGGTGCGGGGCTTTTTCTCGGACTTCGGGCCGTAGATGATCAGGTTCAGGAGACGAAGGCGCTGCTCCAACTGGGCAATCTGCGCCTGATGATCGGCGATGACGCTTTTGAGGACGGCGGGGTCGTCGGGGAGGAATTGATGTCCACAGCCCGAACAATATACCAATATTATCCAATTTAATCAAATAAATACTGGTCAGAAAACCGTTGAATATTCCAGGTTGGTGTGCCCCTTCACAGTCAGGGGATCCAGGCCGTCGAGCAGCCAGGCAAGCTGTCTTGAGTCGATGGCCAGCACCTCGGCCTCTCGGGTCGGCCAGCAAAACACATGGCACTCCAAACGTTTGTGCCATAGGCAAAAGCCATTACGATCCCAGTAGAGCAGCTTGATGATGGTCCTGCTGCGGTTGCAAAATCCAAACAGATGGCCAGCGAACGGATCGAGTTGCATCTGCCGCGAGACCAGGATGGACAGGCCGTCGATGGATTTGCGCATGTCCGTGGCTCCCAGGGCCAAGTAGACCCGGACGCCATTTGCCGGCAACATCACAGCCGCGCCAGCGTGCGAACAAGTTTCTCAAGCACCGGTGCGGCGAAATCGCCGCGTATCTCGATGCGAAAGGCGTTGGTCACATGCACCAGCATCGGTTCCGGTGCGGTGGCAATGTCTGGTTGAGTCGACGCGGACAGCGGCACGGGGACGATGGTGACGAAAGACGCGGCATCCCTGTTATCCGTTGAGCCTAAACGCTTGCGCCAATAGCTCAGGGAACTCTGGGAAAGGCCATGCTGCCGACAGTATACCCCCTGGCTCAGACCGCTACGCTGACAAGCTGCAACATGCTCCGACCAATACGCCGCCTTCAAGGAACGCACTTCTGTTGCTGGTGCTGCCATGGTCGTCCTCCTGTGGGATAAACCATGGCAGAAAATTCAAGCGACGTAAGAAGGACCTATTTGGACGCTTACTGTTGTCCTGGCGACTGTCCAACACCTTGGACGCTGATTTTTGCGTCGCCGCCTTGGAAGAGGCCATTAATCGTTACGGGGTGCCGAAAATCTTCAACACGGACCAGGGCTCGCAGTTCACCAGCCTGGATTCACCCAGGCGCTCAAGGATGCCGGTGTCGCCATCTCCATGAATGGCAAAGGCCGGTGGATGGACAATGTCTTTATCGAGCGGCTGTGGCGCTCGGTGAAATGGGAGTGCGTCTACCTGCGAGAGTTCGAAACCGGCAGCCAGGCGCTCGGAAACTGGTTTCGTTTCTACAACGAGCAGCGACCGCATACGGCTTTTGACGGTCGCCGTCCCATGGACGTATATCGGGATGGCCACTCGGCTTCAAAGGCGGCATGAGCACTAACCGGACTATAGCTTAACTGCGCCGCCAAACTGTCCAACCAACTCGGACCAGCTCAGTCCTTAAATTGTAGCTTCGCTCCCACAGGACCAATTTCTTTATGCCCCTGGAAATATGGAAGCTAACCCTCTTTGCGGCTTAACACTTTTATGACGCTCCCTTTTTTGAGCATCTTGTCGGCAATTAAGGGAAACAATGAATTTCCTATTTTTGCTATATACCTATTTGCATTGAGTCTTGCCCCAATTCGGTACGCAAGCCGCGTAAAGAAGGAACGGTCCCTTGGAAAGACAGTGGTAAAGCTCGATTCCCCCCAAAGGTATTCACAAATGTCGCGCAAGGTAAAATCTATGGACTCATGTTCGACCAGTTGCACGCTAAACCCCGCTCGCTGTAATGCTACATCGAGAGACCTGGGCGACCAATAGTTCGGGTGCTCAAATCCAAAAACAACCGTATGTCGTGAACCTGAGAATTTATAAATTAACCCCTCAATATTAGGGACCTGGATCAGTAGACTTCCGCCCGGCTTCAAAATTCGAGCAAGCTCGCGTAGAAAATCCACTGGATTGGGAATATGCTCCAGAACGTCACGCATAACGACATAATCGTAGAAACAATCACTTAGCCCAGCTTTTTCCAAGGTCGTATTGAGTAGCGTTGCCGAATTGCCAAAGCGCTTGGTCAAGCTGGCAAAGTTATCAGAGCTGAGTTCAAGCCCTGTGA harbors:
- the tnpB gene encoding IS66 family insertion sequence element accessory protein TnpB (TnpB, as the term is used for proteins encoded by IS66 family insertion elements, is considered an accessory protein, since TnpC, encoded by a neighboring gene, is a DDE family transposase.); this encodes MLPANGVRVYLALGATDMRKSIDGLSILVSRQMQLDPFAGHLFGFCNRSRTIIKLLYWDRNGFCLWHKRLECHVFCWPTREAEVLAIDSRQLAWLLDGLDPLTVKGHTNLEYSTVF
- the tnpA gene encoding IS66 family insertion sequence element accessory protein TnpA: MAAPATEVRSLKAAYWSEHVAACQRSGLSQGVYCRQHGLSQSSLSYWRKRLGSTDNRDAASFVTIVPVPLSASTQPDIATAPEPMLVHVTNAFRIEIRGDFAAPVLEKLVRTLARL
- a CDS encoding IS66 family transposase; translation: MVYCSGCGHQFLPDDPAVLKSVIADHQAQIAQLEQRLRLLNLIIYGPKSEKKPRTGQEQQLSLFDEAEQAAEEHKPQTFEEVCAPIRTRGKRGRRPIPADLPRVEIVHDLPESEKVCPCGAVLVRIGEEVSEKLDIVPAK
- a CDS encoding class I SAM-dependent methyltransferase, translated to MPEFDYISYKTRLHTALENAHALFFDTNTGYLRDEFACKLQACPACNGRGLCLFMKKDGFLFDQCSTCGMVFLNPRLTDAATYAFYESEWINIYNETKFHGSSGAIERDRLENRYLLGILGDRNSLVGKQFLEVGPGGEGTLLHEASLLGCSVTGLELSSDNFASLTKRFGNSATLLNTTLEKAGLSDCFYDYVVMRDVLEHIPNPVDFLRELARILKPGGSLLIQVPNIEGLIYKFSGSRHTVVFGFEHPNYWSPRSLDVALQRAGFSVQLVEHESIDFTLRDICEYLWGESSFTTVFPRDRSFFTRLAYRIGARLNANRYIAKIGNSLFPLIADKMLKKGSVIKVLSRKEG